A portion of the Pseudarthrobacter defluvii genome contains these proteins:
- a CDS encoding carbohydrate ABC transporter permease, protein MSSATTQSGLSRARRGVAPGGSGPVPGKRKSKLSAQATRTFFWLLLPSVVLLVLIHGYPLIYAAVQATHDGNLLQTGNFVGGQNFATVLTSPAFWKAAQFTLWFTIVGVFGSWLVGLGLALLLRTKIPAAGTFKVLLLLPWVVPIVVSSTAWNWLVATPDSLIPSLFRNLGMGTPLFLADPNLASITVMVFKVWVSFPFMMMMISAALASVDTTVYEAASMDGASRWQQFTQITLPLIARSTYISWILMTIFCVNDFPTIYLLTGGGPVNATTSLVVLAYRTVFQDFATGPGVAIAFLMTMTLVVISVILYRQIRKSSVE, encoded by the coding sequence ATGTCCAGCGCCACCACCCAGTCCGGCCTGTCCCGGGCCCGCCGCGGGGTTGCCCCCGGCGGGTCCGGGCCCGTCCCCGGAAAACGCAAGAGCAAGCTTTCGGCGCAGGCCACCAGGACATTCTTCTGGCTCCTGCTCCCCTCCGTGGTCCTCCTTGTCCTGATCCACGGTTACCCCCTGATCTATGCCGCCGTCCAGGCGACGCACGACGGAAACCTGCTCCAGACCGGCAACTTCGTGGGCGGGCAGAACTTCGCCACCGTCCTGACCTCGCCGGCGTTCTGGAAGGCCGCCCAGTTCACGCTGTGGTTCACCATCGTGGGTGTCTTCGGATCCTGGCTGGTGGGGCTCGGCCTGGCCCTGCTCCTGCGCACCAAGATCCCGGCCGCCGGCACGTTCAAGGTCCTGCTGCTCCTGCCCTGGGTGGTGCCCATCGTGGTCTCATCCACCGCATGGAACTGGCTAGTGGCCACCCCGGACAGCCTGATCCCGTCGCTGTTCCGGAACCTGGGCATGGGCACCCCGCTCTTCCTGGCCGACCCCAACCTAGCCTCCATCACGGTGATGGTGTTCAAGGTCTGGGTCAGCTTCCCGTTCATGATGATGATGATCTCGGCCGCGCTGGCGTCCGTGGACACCACCGTCTATGAAGCAGCGAGCATGGACGGCGCCAGCCGCTGGCAGCAGTTCACCCAGATCACCCTGCCGCTGATTGCCCGCTCCACCTACATCAGCTGGATCCTGATGACCATCTTCTGCGTCAACGACTTCCCCACCATCTACCTGCTCACCGGCGGCGGCCCGGTCAACGCCACCACATCCCTGGTGGTCCTGGCCTACCGGACCGTGTTCCAGGACTTCGCCACCGGCCCCGGCGTGGCCATCGCCTTCCTCATGACCATGACCCTGGTGGTCATCTCGGTCATCCTGTACCGCCAGATCCGAAAGTCGAGCGTCGAATAA